DNA sequence from the Streptomyces sp. MST-110588 genome:
GTGGTGCTCGTCGTGATCGCCGTCTTCGGGCTCTCGCTCGTCATCGTGGAGACCCGCACGATCCAGGCGGGGGCGCAGGAGAGCGTCGTCTCCGAGGCCGTACGGCTCGTCGGCATCGTGGAGAGCCGGCTGGGCAGCGGCGAGAAACTCACCCCCGACGTCCTGTCGGCGCAGATCACGGGCAAGCGGCACGCGGTGATCGAGGTGCCGGGCAGACGCCCGATCGAGATCGGCCGGCGCCCCCCGGGCAATGTCATCGAGTCCACGGCGCACGGCGACCGCGGGGAGTCCGTCACCGTCCAGGAGTCCCGCTCCGCGGTCAACTCCGAGATCGGCCGTACGCTGCTGGTCATCCTGGCCGTGGCGGTGCTGGCCATCCTGGCCGCCGTGGTGCTGGCCATCCGCCAGGCCCGCCGGCTGACCGCGCCGCTGACCGACCTCGCCGAGACCGCGGAACGGCTGGGCTCCGGCGACCCGCGCCCGCGCCACCGCCGCTACGGGGTCCAGGAGCTGGACCGGGTCGCGGACGTGCTGGACGCCAGCGCCGAGCGCATCGCGCGGATGCTCACCGCCGAGCGCCGGCTCGCCGCCGACGCCTCCCACCAGCTCCGTACGCCGCTGACCGCGCTGTCCATGCGGCTGGAGGAGATCACCCTGACCGACGACCCGGACACGGTGAAGGAAGAGGCCACCATCGCGCTGACCCAGGTGGAGCGGCTGACCGACGTCGTCCAGCGGCTGCTGACCAACTCGCGCGACCCGCGCACCGGCTCGGCCGTCGCCTTCGACCTGGACGAGGTCGTCAAGCAGCAGGTCGAGGAGTGGCGCCCGGCCTACCGCAGCGCGGGCCGGGCCATCGTGCGCTCCGGCAAGAAGGAGCTGCGGGCGGTCGGCACGCCCGGGGCGGTCGCGCAGGTGCTCGCCACGCTGATCGAGAACTCGCTGATGCACGGTGCCGGGACGGTCGCGCTGCGTACGCGGGTGACCGGGAACCAGGCCGTGGTGGAGGTCACCGACGCGGGCCGGGGCGTGCCGGCCGACCTCGGGTCGCGGGTCTTCGAGCGTACGGTCTCGGGCCGTAACTCCACCGGGCTGGGCCTGGCCGTGGCCCGGGACCTGGCGGAGGCCGACGGCGGGCGGCTGGAGCTGCTCCAGCAGCATCCGCCGGTCTTCGCGCTGTTCCTGGCGCGGGAGGCGGAATCCGGGACGGAATAGGGGCGGAGAACCGTTCATCCTGACCTGGACGAGCCGTTCGTCCTGCTTGGACGAGCCGTTCACCCTGCCCGGGCGAGCCGTTCGTCCCGCTTGTGGGCCGCCGCCCCGCTACTTGCCGGCGCCCTCGGTCTTCTTGGCGAGGACCGGCGCCGGCGGAGCGATCAGCCCGGGGCCGGGAGCGGGCAGCGCCCGGAAGACCCAGGTGCGGTAGGACCAGAACCTGAAGAGCGTGGCGACACCGATGCCCAGGAACTTGAAGATGTTGCTCTGGAGTCTGCTGTCCCAGCCGAACCAGTACGTCGCCACGTACAGCACGCCGTTCTCGATCAGCAGGCCGACCACGCTGAACAGCAGGAAGAGGGTGAGTTCCCTGGTGCGCCCGCTCTTCTCGCGGTCCCGGTAGGTGAAGTAGCGGTATCCCAGGTAGTTGGTGCCGGTGGCCACCACCGTCGCCACGATGCTGGCCCGTACCACCGGCAGCTCGGTGAGCTGCCGTACGAGGTTGAAGACGGCGAAGTTGACCACGACCCCCGCGCCGCCGACGGCACCG
Encoded proteins:
- a CDS encoding ATP-binding protein, with amino-acid sequence MRRRLINSTLAVVLVVIAVFGLSLVIVETRTIQAGAQESVVSEAVRLVGIVESRLGSGEKLTPDVLSAQITGKRHAVIEVPGRRPIEIGRRPPGNVIESTAHGDRGESVTVQESRSAVNSEIGRTLLVILAVAVLAILAAVVLAIRQARRLTAPLTDLAETAERLGSGDPRPRHRRYGVQELDRVADVLDASAERIARMLTAERRLAADASHQLRTPLTALSMRLEEITLTDDPDTVKEEATIALTQVERLTDVVQRLLTNSRDPRTGSAVAFDLDEVVKQQVEEWRPAYRSAGRAIVRSGKKELRAVGTPGAVAQVLATLIENSLMHGAGTVALRTRVTGNQAVVEVTDAGRGVPADLGSRVFERTVSGRNSTGLGLAVARDLAEADGGRLELLQQHPPVFALFLAREAESGTE
- a CDS encoding GtrA family protein — translated: MSERSVLRARLDALAREVVKFGAVGGAGVVVNFAVFNLVRQLTELPVVRASIVATVVATGTNYLGYRYFTYRDREKSGRTRELTLFLLFSVVGLLIENGVLYVATYWFGWDSRLQSNIFKFLGIGVATLFRFWSYRTWVFRALPAPGPGLIAPPAPVLAKKTEGAGK